In Trifolium pratense cultivar HEN17-A07 linkage group LG7, ARS_RC_1.1, whole genome shotgun sequence, a genomic segment contains:
- the LOC123897091 gene encoding probable AMP deaminase, producing the protein MDPSSSTSLPQSLHLAMAALLGASFMAISAFYIHRRTVDHVLHRIVEIRRAPPAVTTDEANSDEEENSGDDLSGFDGGETETDNDSRNYQGTLSRSLDENTNLLRNYRVSSSMPDVVSATEWFPDGRKNRSSSHDNLNSVPLGLPSLRTSSKLESSQISSSYKRIASVGRINTPRSPGRNTFENADDSDDDGTQLSEDNRIPFYPVTRDSSNSYGLNSTVPFRVDDVNAANNQMFGEVSKEAGAGTNINGAMTDSTSVNAAGNDLVFVNNVLSARSTMLEPMNIEEEEVCKMIRECLDLRKKYVYKENVVPWKAEPVETNSDPFHFEPVEATGHHFRMEDGVVRVFANKTDTEELFPVASATSFFTHMDYILKVMSIGNVRSACYHRLRFLEEKFRLHLLLNADREFVAQKSAPHRDFYNIRKVDTHIHHSACMNQKHLLRFIKSKLRKEPDEVVIFRDGKYMTLKEVFESLDLTGYDLNVDLLDVHADKSTFHRFDKFNLKYNPCGQSRLREIFLKQDNLIQGRFLAEVTKQVLLDLEASKYQMAEYRISVYGRKQSEWDQLASWFVNNALYSKNAVWLIQLPRLYNIYRSMGIVTSFQNILDNVFIPLFEATVDPNSHPQLHLFLMQVVGFDLVDDESKPERRPTKHMPTPAEWTNEFNPAYSYYLYYCYANLYTLNKLRESKGMTTIKLRPHCGEAGDSDHLAAAFLLCHNISHGINLRKTPVLQYLYYLAQVGLAMSPLSNNSLFLDYHRNPLPMFFQRGLNVSLSTDDPLQIHLTKEPLLEEYSVAAKVWKLSACDLCEIARNSVYQSGFSHQAKLHWLGDKYFLRGSEGNDIHKTNVPSLRISFRYETWKDEMQYIYAGQATFPEDVDP; encoded by the exons ATGGATCCTTCATCTTCCACATCACTCCCACAATCTCTCCACCTCGCTATGGCCGCGTTACTCGGAGCCTCTTTCATGGCCATTTCCGCTTTCTACATCCACCGCCGCACCGTCGACCATGTCCTCCACCGTATCGTCGAAATCCGTCGCGCACCGCCTGCTGTAACAACCGATGAAGCAAACTCCGATGAGGAAGAGAACTCCGGCGATGATCTGAGCGGGTTCGACGGCGGAGAAACGGAAACGGATAACGATTCGAGAAATTATCAAGGAACGTTGTCGAGGTCTTTAGATGAGAATACGAACTTGCTTCGAAACTATAGAGTTTCTTCTTCCATGCCGGACGTTGTTTCTGCAACTGAATGGTTTCCTGATGGTCGTAAGAACCGTTCGTCTTCGCATGATAATCTTAATTCTGTTCCGTTAGGGCTTCCATCTCTTCGAACGAGTTCAAAGCTTG AGAGTTCTCAGATTTCGAGTTCTTATAAGAGGATAGCTTCTGTTGGTAGAATTAACACTCCGAGATCACCGGGACGAAATACATTTGAAAATGCTGATGATTCTGATGATGATGGAACACAGCTTAGTGAGGATAATCGGATTCCTTTTTACCCTGTGACTAGAGATTCTTCAAATTCTTAT GGACTAAATTCAACTGTTCCATTCAGAGTTGATGATGTAAATGCCGCGAATAATCAGATGTTTGGAGAGGTTTCGAAAGAAGCAGGAGCTGGTACAAATATTAACGGTGCAATGACAGATTCAACTTCAGTAAATGCAGCTGGGAATGATCTTGTGTTTGTCAACAATGTCTTGTCGGCAAGAAGCACAATGCTCG AGCCAATGAATATTGAAGAGGAGGAAGTTTGCAAGATGATTCGTGAATGCTTAGATTTGCGTAAGAAATATGTTTACAAGGAAAATGTCGTTCCATGGAAGGCTGAACCTGTCGAAACTAACTCTGATCCATTTCACTTTGAACCAGTTGAAGCAACAGGA CACCACTTTCGAATGGAAGATGGAGTCGTACGTGTTTTTGCAAATAAAACTG ATACTGAAGAGCTATTCCCTGTTGCAAGCGCAACaagtttttttactcatatgGATTACATTCTCAAAGTTATGTCCATTGGGAATGTTCGTTCTGCATGCTACCACAGACTGCGTTTTCTTGAGGAA AAATTCCGCCTTCATCTGTTACTGAATGCAGATCGGGAGTTTGTTGCCCAGAAAAGTGCACCACACCGAGACTTCTACAATATCCGAAAAGTTGATACTCACATTCATCATTCTGCATGCATGAATCAGAAGCATCTCCTCCGCTTCATCAAGTCAAAGTTAAGAAAAGAACCTGATGAG GTTGTTATATTTAGAGATGGAAAGTATATGACGCTTAAGGAGGTGTTTGAGAGTTTGGATTTGACTGG ATATGATCTGAATGTGGATTTGTTGGACGTCCATGCAGATAAGAGCACATTTCATAGATTTGACAAATTCAACCTAAAGTATAATCCTTGTGGACAGAGTAGACTCAGAGAGATATTTTTAAAGCAGGATAATCTTATCCAGG GAAGGTTTCTGGCTGAAGTAACAAAGCAAGTTTTGTTAGATCTTGAAGCAAGTAAATATCAG aTGGCCGAGTACAGGATCTCTGTTTATGGAAGAAAACAGAGCGAATGGGATCAGCTGGCAAGTTGGTTTGTTAACAATGCTCTTTATAGTAAGAATGCTGTATGGCTAATCCAG TTACCACGGCTATATAATATCTACAGGAGCATGGGAATTGTTACCTCCTTTCAGAATATTCTGGATAATGTGTTTATCCCTCTTTTTGAAGCCACAGTAGATCCAAATTCTCATCCTCAATTACATTTGTTTTTGATGCAG GTGGTTGGATTTGATCTAGTAGATGATGAAAGCAAACCAGAAAGGCGTCCAACTAAGCACATGCCTACTCCAGCTGAGTGGACAAATGAATTCAATCCAGCATATTCTTATTATCTCTATTACTGCTATGCAAACTTATACACACTCAACAAG CTGCGTGAGTCTAAAGGAATGACAACAATTAAGTTGCGACCTCATTGTGGAGAG GCAGGCGATAGTGATCATTTGGCCGCTGCCTTCCTCCTATGCCATAACATTTCTCATGGCATTAATCTACGGAAGACTCCTGTTTTGCAATACTTATATTACCTTGCACAG GTTGGATTAGCTATGTCGCCACTTAGCAATAATTCCCTTTTCTTGGACTATCACCGCAATCCCTTGCCCATGTTTTTCCAGCGAGGGCTGAATGTCTCTCTCTCTACAGATGATCCTTTGCAAATTCATTTGACTAAAGAGCCATTGTTAGAAGAATATAGTGTTGCAGCAAAG GTATGGAAACTCTCCGCTTGTGACCTGTGTGAGATAGCTAGGAATTCTGTTTACCAATCTGGATTTTCACATCAAGCCAAG TTACACTGGCTAGGGGATAAATATTTCTTGAGAGGTTCTGAAGGAAATGACATTCACAAGACAAATGTTCCCAGTTTGAGGATCTCTTTCCGATATGAG ACATGGAAGGATGAAATGCAATATATTTACGCTGGTCAAGCTACCTTTCCTGAAGATGTAGATCCATGA